The Stenotrophomonas maltophilia genome includes a region encoding these proteins:
- the acs gene encoding acetate--CoA ligase codes for MADIYPVDPQFAAKARIDKTSYEQQYQASVTDPDGFWGKAAERLQWMRKPTKIKNVSYDLSDFHIKWFEDGELNASVNCLDRQLETRGDKTALLFEPDGPDAPAQHVTYRELYERTCRLGNALRNLGVKKGDRVTIYLPMIVDAAVAMLACARIGAIHSVVFGGFAPNSIADRVSDCQSKLIITADEGLRGGRKIPLKANVDAALKLPGTNTVETVLVVRHTGGAVDMQAPRDRWFHDVVDSQPASCEPERMNAEDPLFILYTSGSTGKPKGVLHTTGGYLLYAAYTHEAVFDLREDDIYWCTADVGWVTGHSYIVYGPLANGATSLMFEGVPNYPDTSRFWNVIDKHKVTIFYTAPTAIRALMREGEEPVKKTSRASLRLLGSVGEPINPEAWRWYYEVVGDSRCPIVDTWWQTETGGILISPLAGAMDLKPGSATLPFFGVQPALVNADGEIQDGPTEGNLIIRDSWPGQMRTVYGDHQRFIDTYFRTYPGSYFTGDGCRRDEDGYYWITGRVDDVINVSGHRIGTAEVESALVSHPKVAEAAVVGFPHDVKGQGIYAYVTLVAEEAPSDELQKELVAWVRKEIGPIATPDHLQWAPGLPKTRSGKIMRRILRKIAENAPDQLGDTSTLADPSVVASLVDERKVR; via the coding sequence ATGGCTGATATCTACCCCGTCGATCCGCAATTCGCCGCCAAGGCACGCATCGACAAGACGTCGTACGAACAGCAGTACCAGGCTTCGGTGACCGACCCGGATGGTTTCTGGGGCAAGGCCGCCGAGCGCCTGCAATGGATGCGCAAGCCGACGAAGATCAAGAACGTCAGCTACGACCTGTCCGACTTCCACATCAAGTGGTTCGAAGATGGCGAGCTCAATGCCAGCGTGAACTGCCTGGATCGCCAGCTGGAAACGCGCGGCGACAAGACCGCCCTGCTGTTCGAGCCGGACGGCCCGGATGCACCGGCCCAGCACGTGACCTATCGCGAGCTGTACGAGCGCACCTGCCGCCTCGGCAACGCGCTGCGCAACCTCGGCGTCAAGAAGGGCGACCGGGTCACCATCTACCTGCCGATGATCGTCGACGCCGCGGTGGCCATGCTGGCCTGCGCGCGCATCGGTGCGATCCACTCGGTGGTGTTCGGTGGCTTCGCGCCGAACTCGATCGCCGACCGTGTGAGCGACTGCCAGAGCAAACTGATCATCACCGCCGACGAGGGCCTGCGCGGTGGTCGGAAGATTCCGCTGAAGGCCAACGTCGATGCCGCGCTGAAGCTGCCGGGCACGAACACGGTTGAAACCGTGCTGGTGGTGCGCCACACCGGCGGCGCGGTGGACATGCAGGCCCCGCGCGACCGCTGGTTCCACGATGTGGTGGACAGCCAGCCGGCCAGCTGCGAGCCGGAACGCATGAACGCGGAAGACCCGCTGTTCATCCTCTACACCTCCGGTTCCACCGGCAAGCCGAAGGGCGTGCTGCACACCACCGGCGGTTACCTGCTGTACGCGGCCTACACCCATGAAGCGGTGTTCGACCTGCGCGAGGACGACATCTACTGGTGCACCGCCGACGTCGGCTGGGTCACCGGCCACAGCTACATCGTGTACGGGCCGCTGGCCAACGGCGCGACCTCGCTGATGTTCGAAGGCGTGCCGAACTACCCGGACACGTCGCGCTTCTGGAACGTCATCGACAAGCACAAGGTGACCATCTTCTACACCGCCCCGACCGCCATCCGTGCGCTGATGCGCGAAGGCGAGGAGCCGGTGAAGAAGACCTCGCGCGCCTCGCTGCGCCTGCTCGGCAGCGTCGGCGAGCCGATCAACCCGGAAGCCTGGCGCTGGTACTACGAGGTGGTCGGCGACAGCCGCTGCCCGATCGTCGATACCTGGTGGCAGACCGAGACCGGCGGCATCCTGATCTCGCCGCTGGCCGGTGCGATGGACCTCAAGCCGGGATCGGCCACCCTGCCCTTCTTCGGCGTGCAGCCGGCGCTGGTCAATGCCGATGGCGAGATCCAGGACGGCCCGACCGAGGGCAACCTGATCATCCGTGATTCCTGGCCGGGCCAGATGCGCACGGTGTACGGCGACCACCAGCGTTTCATCGATACCTATTTCCGCACCTACCCGGGCAGCTACTTCACCGGCGACGGTTGCCGACGCGACGAGGACGGCTATTACTGGATCACCGGCCGCGTCGACGATGTGATCAACGTGTCCGGTCACCGCATCGGCACCGCCGAGGTGGAAAGCGCGCTGGTCTCGCACCCGAAGGTGGCCGAAGCGGCCGTGGTCGGCTTCCCGCACGACGTGAAGGGCCAGGGCATCTACGCCTACGTCACCCTGGTGGCCGAAGAGGCACCGAGCGACGAGTTGCAGAAGGAACTGGTTGCCTGGGTGCGCAAGGAGATCGGCCCGATCGCCACGCCGGACCACCTGCAGTGGGCGCCGGGCCTGCCGAAGACGCGCTCAGGCAAGATCATGCGCCGCATCCTGCGCAAGATCGCCGAGAACGCGCCGGACCAGCTCGGCGACACTTCGACCCTGGCCGATCCGTCGGTGGTGGCGTCACTGGTGGACGAGCGCAAGGTGCGCTGA
- a CDS encoding 4'-phosphopantetheinyl transferase family protein: MSLPATLDGPWRFGPVTVWRRPHVPGQRGEPQARQVLAQALGTDPQTLPLVRDDKGRPELSGPLAHYGTGWSHSGEVLLVALGEGVRLGVDLELLRPRPRLLEIVRRFFHPQEVAWLERLDEADREHWFFRVWCVKEAILKAHGQGISFGLHRLQLAPGADGALHLRWCAPELGEAARWHLHEWQATGQFRAALAWYPH; this comes from the coding sequence ATGAGCCTGCCAGCCACCCTCGACGGTCCGTGGCGCTTCGGTCCGGTAACGGTCTGGCGGCGTCCGCACGTGCCGGGCCAGCGCGGTGAACCGCAGGCCCGGCAGGTACTGGCGCAGGCGCTGGGCACCGATCCGCAGACGCTGCCACTGGTCCGTGACGACAAGGGCCGGCCGGAGCTGAGCGGCCCGTTGGCCCACTACGGGACCGGCTGGAGCCACAGCGGTGAGGTGCTGCTGGTGGCGCTGGGCGAAGGCGTGCGGCTGGGCGTGGACCTGGAACTGCTGCGGCCGCGGCCGCGTCTTCTGGAAATCGTGCGGCGCTTCTTCCACCCGCAGGAGGTGGCCTGGCTGGAACGCCTGGACGAGGCCGACCGCGAGCACTGGTTCTTCCGCGTATGGTGCGTCAAGGAGGCCATCCTGAAGGCGCACGGGCAGGGCATCTCGTTCGGGCTGCACCGCCTGCAGCTGGCGCCGGGGGCCGATGGCGCTCTGCACCTGCGCTGGTGCGCCCCGGAACTGGGCGAGGCCGCGCGCTGGCACCTGCACGAATGGCAGGCCACCGGCCAGTTCCGTGCGGCGTTGGCCTGGTATCCGCACTGA
- the rsmG gene encoding 16S rRNA (guanine(527)-N(7))-methyltransferase RsmG, producing the protein MSEHPLPASVVATLEQGLASMGLDAALAPPLLRYLALLHRWNGTYNLTAIRDPQEMVTRHLLDSLAMQPFVADGSLADLGTGPGLPGIPLAIACPGLQVTLVESNGKKARFMREAVRQLGLGNARVAESRAEALDEAGRYDQLTARAMDTLAGIVRVGGHLLRPGGVLLAMKGVYPHEEIAELPAGWQVREVTPLSVPGLAGERHLVTVTGP; encoded by the coding sequence ATGAGCGAACACCCACTTCCCGCCAGCGTGGTTGCCACGCTGGAACAGGGCCTGGCCAGCATGGGCCTGGACGCCGCGCTGGCGCCGCCGCTGCTGCGCTACCTGGCCCTGCTGCACCGCTGGAACGGCACCTACAACCTCACCGCCATCCGCGACCCGCAGGAGATGGTTACCCGCCACCTGCTCGATTCGCTGGCGATGCAGCCGTTCGTGGCTGATGGCAGCCTGGCCGACCTCGGTACCGGCCCCGGGTTGCCCGGCATCCCGCTTGCGATCGCCTGCCCGGGCCTGCAGGTCACCCTGGTGGAGAGCAACGGCAAGAAGGCGCGCTTCATGCGCGAGGCCGTGCGCCAGCTCGGCCTGGGCAACGCCCGCGTGGCCGAATCGCGGGCCGAAGCGCTGGACGAGGCCGGTCGTTACGACCAGCTGACCGCGCGCGCAATGGATACCCTGGCTGGCATCGTCCGCGTCGGTGGCCATCTGCTGCGCCCCGGTGGCGTGCTGCTGGCCATGAAGGGCGTCTACCCGCATGAGGAGATCGCGGAACTGCCGGCTGGCTGGCAGGTGCGTGAGGTGACCCCGCTGAGCGTGCCCGGCCTGGCCGGCGAACGCCACCTGGTCACCGTTACAGGTCCCTGA
- a CDS encoding response regulator transcription factor translates to MTTLLIADDHPLFREALRGAVQRVIPGVQLFEADSVEALYALADQHNDADLVLMDLNMPGAQGFNALVHMRSLHPHLPVVVVSAREEATVMRRALDHGALGFIPKSADSDTIGHALGTILDGETWAPPEAHNVPPTEREEREVGQRLRELTPQQFRVLQMLGAGRLNKQIAYDLNVSEATIKAHVTAILRKLGVTNRTQAVLMAGKLAIDDDAIVLPPEED, encoded by the coding sequence ATGACCACCCTCCTGATTGCCGATGACCACCCGCTGTTCCGCGAAGCCCTGCGTGGGGCCGTGCAGCGGGTCATCCCCGGCGTGCAGCTGTTCGAGGCAGACAGCGTGGAAGCGCTGTATGCGCTGGCCGACCAGCACAACGACGCCGACCTGGTCCTGATGGACCTCAACATGCCCGGTGCGCAGGGTTTCAACGCGCTGGTGCACATGCGCTCGCTGCATCCGCACCTGCCGGTGGTAGTGGTGTCCGCGCGCGAAGAGGCGACGGTGATGCGCCGCGCGCTCGACCACGGCGCGCTGGGCTTCATTCCGAAGTCTGCGGATTCGGACACCATCGGCCACGCACTGGGCACCATCCTCGATGGCGAGACCTGGGCGCCGCCGGAAGCGCACAACGTGCCGCCCACCGAGCGTGAGGAACGCGAAGTCGGCCAGCGACTGCGCGAGCTCACCCCGCAGCAGTTCCGCGTGCTGCAGATGCTGGGCGCCGGCCGCTTGAACAAGCAGATCGCCTACGACCTCAATGTCTCCGAAGCGACGATCAAGGCCCACGTCACCGCCATCCTGCGCAAGCTGGGCGTCACCAACCGCACCCAGGCCGTGCTGATGGCCGGCAAGCTGGCGATCGACGACGACGCCATCGTGCTGCCGCCGGAAGAAGACTGA
- a CDS encoding manganese efflux pump MntP encodes MSPISILLIGFAMSTDAFAAAIGKGAAMRRPVFRDALRAGIIFGVIEAITPIIGWLLGRAALQYVEAFDHWIAFGLLGALGIHMIYNGLRPDSAEEDEDPSQHHGFWKLALTGFATSIDAMAVGIGLAFMDVHIGVMAAVIGLCTLTMVTVGIMLGRVLGSMVGKRAEIIGGVILVIIGATILYEHLHGVG; translated from the coding sequence ATGTCCCCCATTTCGATCCTCCTGATCGGCTTTGCCATGTCCACCGATGCCTTTGCCGCCGCGATCGGCAAGGGTGCGGCCATGCGCAGACCGGTGTTCCGCGATGCCTTGCGTGCCGGCATCATCTTCGGCGTCATCGAGGCGATCACGCCCATCATCGGCTGGCTGCTCGGCCGCGCCGCGCTGCAGTACGTGGAAGCTTTCGACCACTGGATCGCCTTCGGCCTGCTCGGCGCGCTGGGCATCCACATGATCTACAACGGCCTGCGCCCGGACAGTGCCGAGGAAGACGAAGACCCTTCGCAGCACCACGGCTTCTGGAAGCTGGCGCTGACCGGTTTCGCCACCAGCATCGATGCGATGGCGGTGGGTATCGGCCTGGCCTTCATGGACGTGCATATCGGCGTGATGGCCGCGGTCATCGGCCTGTGCACGCTGACCATGGTCACCGTCGGCATCATGCTCGGCCGCGTGCTGGGCAGCATGGTGGGCAAGCGTGCCGAGATCATCGGTGGCGTGATCCTGGTGATCATCGGCGCGACGATCCTGTACGAACACCTGCACGGCGTGGGGTAA
- the xth gene encoding exodeoxyribonuclease III → MKIASWNVNSLNVRLPHLEQWLKEFGPDIVGIQETKLEDHKFPDSALIAAGYRSVFAGQKTYNGVALLSRESAQDVQIGIPGFEDEQKRVIAGTFGDLRVINLYVVNGQDIGTDKYDYKLRWLEAVHAWIAEELQRHPKLIVMGDFNIAPDARDVHDPEVWNDNHILTSTAERGALNKLLQLGLHDGFRLHNDEAGTFSWWDYRAAGFRRNLGLRIDLTLVSDALKGSAVASGIDREPRTWERPSDHAPAWVQIG, encoded by the coding sequence ATGAAGATCGCCTCGTGGAACGTCAATTCGCTCAATGTCCGCCTGCCGCACCTGGAGCAGTGGCTCAAGGAGTTCGGCCCGGACATCGTCGGTATCCAGGAAACCAAGCTGGAGGACCACAAGTTCCCCGATTCGGCGCTGATCGCCGCCGGCTACCGCAGCGTGTTCGCCGGCCAGAAGACCTACAACGGCGTGGCGCTGCTGTCGCGTGAGTCGGCGCAGGACGTGCAGATCGGCATTCCCGGCTTCGAGGACGAACAGAAGCGCGTCATTGCCGGTACCTTCGGCGACCTGCGGGTGATCAACCTGTACGTGGTCAATGGCCAGGACATCGGCACCGACAAGTACGACTACAAGCTGCGCTGGCTCGAGGCGGTGCATGCCTGGATCGCCGAAGAACTGCAGCGGCATCCGAAGCTGATCGTGATGGGTGACTTCAACATCGCCCCGGACGCGCGCGATGTGCACGACCCGGAGGTGTGGAACGACAACCACATCCTGACCTCCACCGCCGAGCGCGGCGCGCTCAACAAGCTGCTGCAGCTGGGTCTGCACGATGGCTTCCGCCTGCACAACGACGAGGCGGGCACCTTCAGCTGGTGGGATTACCGTGCCGCCGGCTTCCGCCGCAACCTGGGCCTGCGCATCGACCTGACCCTGGTCTCCGATGCGCTGAAGGGCAGCGCGGTGGCCTCGGGCATCGACCGCGAGCCGCGCACCTGGGAACGCCCGAGCGACCACGCGCCGGCGTGGGTGCAGATCGGTTGA
- a CDS encoding DcaP family trimeric outer membrane transporter, translating to MSHRTLKAVRKPLAACLLVALVAPGMAFAETAKEKALEARVAELERQVQLLLSSQQQQQTQISQTQQAVTEVRTVQAGQKPVASVPAGKQPIQVTTITPGAAPGTTVKIGGFIKADFLATQTSDGQLADDATGRSLYLPGQTPVEGAGGSGKRSGTDFNAHAKFSRFNLGIDNVSESGNKAGAFFEMDFFGNSLGNQTATNTYGVTLRHAYMYWNNWMAGQTWSNFMDAAALPEAVDFVGPTDGVIFVRQAQVRYTQGGFSVALENPETTTLTGTRNPVTGAWTNTSANSDRGSLPDLTLRYGWKGDWGTFGVGGIVRQLKVDNQATGAKADKVAGGLTLGGKWVMGDSDSLHYQLTGGEGIARYIGLGITADSACDVARDELNPTGVLAGYVGWRHAFSPKLRTNLIYARSDYDNDSILGPLVTKSVQSIRGNIFYSPLPKVDIGAELMYGRREVENGNKGDITRLQFTTKYSF from the coding sequence ATGAGCCACCGTACGTTGAAAGCCGTGCGCAAACCTCTGGCGGCCTGCCTGTTGGTCGCCCTGGTCGCACCGGGCATGGCGTTCGCAGAGACCGCCAAGGAGAAAGCACTGGAAGCACGCGTTGCCGAACTGGAACGCCAGGTCCAGCTGCTGCTGTCTTCGCAGCAACAACAACAGACCCAGATCAGCCAGACCCAGCAGGCGGTGACCGAAGTCCGCACGGTGCAGGCCGGGCAGAAGCCGGTCGCCTCGGTGCCGGCGGGTAAGCAACCGATCCAGGTCACCACCATCACCCCGGGCGCGGCGCCGGGCACCACGGTCAAGATCGGCGGCTTCATCAAGGCCGACTTCCTGGCCACCCAGACCAGCGATGGCCAGCTGGCCGACGACGCCACCGGCCGCTCGCTGTACCTGCCGGGCCAGACCCCGGTGGAAGGCGCCGGCGGCAGCGGCAAGCGTTCGGGCACCGACTTCAACGCCCATGCCAAGTTCTCGCGCTTCAACCTGGGCATCGACAACGTGAGCGAATCGGGCAACAAGGCCGGTGCGTTCTTCGAGATGGACTTCTTCGGCAACTCGCTGGGCAACCAGACCGCCACCAATACCTATGGTGTGACCCTGCGCCACGCCTACATGTACTGGAACAACTGGATGGCCGGCCAGACCTGGTCCAACTTCATGGACGCCGCCGCACTGCCGGAAGCGGTCGACTTCGTCGGCCCCACCGACGGCGTGATCTTCGTGCGCCAGGCCCAGGTGCGCTACACCCAGGGTGGCTTCAGCGTCGCGCTGGAAAACCCGGAAACCACCACCCTTACCGGTACCCGCAACCCGGTCACCGGCGCCTGGACCAACACCAGCGCCAACTCCGACCGTGGCAGCCTGCCCGATCTGACCCTGCGCTATGGCTGGAAGGGTGACTGGGGCACCTTCGGTGTCGGCGGCATCGTCCGTCAGCTGAAGGTCGACAACCAGGCCACCGGCGCCAAGGCCGACAAGGTGGCTGGCGGCCTGACCCTGGGCGGCAAATGGGTGATGGGCGACAGCGATTCGCTGCACTACCAGCTGACCGGCGGCGAAGGCATCGCCCGCTACATCGGTCTGGGCATCACCGCCGACAGCGCCTGCGACGTGGCCCGCGACGAGCTCAACCCGACCGGCGTGCTGGCCGGCTACGTGGGCTGGCGGCATGCGTTCTCGCCGAAGCTGCGCACCAACCTGATCTATGCGCGCAGCGACTACGACAACGACAGCATCCTCGGCCCGCTGGTGACCAAGAGCGTGCAGAGCATCCGCGGCAACATCTTCTATTCGCCGCTGCCCAAGGTCGATATCGGCGCCGAACTGATGTACGGCCGTCGCGAAGTGGAGAACGGCAACAAGGGTGACATCACCCGATTGCAGTTCACCACGAAGTACAGCTTCTAA
- a CDS encoding MFS transporter — protein sequence MSSTPSTAHKAGTLTKGHKKVIFASSLGTVFEWYDFFLYGSLAAIIAKQFFSGVNETTGMIFALLAFAAGFFVRPFGAAFFGSLGDRIGRKYTFLVTILIMGISTFLVGVLPNYASIGFAAPVILIILRLAQGLAMGGEYGGAATYVAEHAPDDKRGLYTSFIQCTATLGLFMSLLIILACRYFLGNEAFEAWGWRIPFLVSILLLGVSVWIRLQLSESPLFQQMKSEGKGSKTPFRDSLKGGNLKLMLLVLLGAAAGQAVVWYGGQFYALFFLSSMLKVDATTSYLLIAAALALGVPFFIFFGWLSDRIGRKKIILAGCLLAAITYIPIFKGLTHFANPAIEEARASSPALVVADPNTCSFQFDPVGLRKFTSSCDVATAALTKAGVPYDVQPAAAGSLAMVNVGSASVTSYEAAGLTKEEGKAKADAFGAELKTALTTAGYPAKADGARINIAGTIFMLWLLVLYVTMVYGPIAAYLVELFPTRIRYTSMSLPYHIGNGWFGGFLPAISFALVAGTGNLYYGLWYPIIIALMSVVIGGLFLRETKDVDITK from the coding sequence ATGTCCAGTACACCCAGCACCGCACATAAAGCGGGCACCCTGACCAAGGGCCACAAGAAGGTCATCTTCGCCTCGAGCCTCGGCACGGTCTTCGAGTGGTATGACTTCTTCCTGTACGGCTCGCTCGCGGCCATCATCGCCAAGCAGTTCTTCAGCGGCGTCAATGAAACCACGGGCATGATCTTCGCCCTGCTGGCGTTTGCCGCCGGCTTCTTCGTGCGTCCGTTCGGCGCGGCCTTCTTCGGCAGCCTCGGCGACCGCATCGGCCGCAAGTACACCTTCCTGGTCACCATCCTGATCATGGGCATCTCGACCTTCCTGGTCGGCGTGCTGCCCAACTACGCCTCGATCGGTTTCGCCGCACCGGTGATCCTGATCATCCTTCGCCTGGCCCAGGGTCTGGCGATGGGCGGCGAGTACGGCGGTGCCGCCACCTACGTGGCCGAGCATGCGCCGGACGACAAGCGCGGGCTCTACACCAGCTTCATCCAGTGCACCGCCACGCTCGGCCTGTTCATGTCGCTGCTGATCATCCTGGCCTGCCGTTACTTCCTGGGCAATGAAGCCTTCGAAGCCTGGGGCTGGCGCATCCCGTTCCTGGTCTCGATCCTGCTGCTGGGCGTGTCGGTGTGGATCCGCCTGCAGCTGAGCGAGTCGCCGCTGTTCCAGCAGATGAAGTCGGAAGGCAAGGGCTCCAAGACGCCGTTCCGTGACAGCCTGAAGGGCGGAAACCTGAAGCTGATGCTGCTGGTCCTGCTCGGTGCGGCGGCCGGCCAGGCCGTGGTCTGGTACGGCGGCCAGTTCTACGCGCTGTTCTTCCTCAGCAGCATGCTGAAGGTCGATGCCACCACCTCCTACCTGCTGATCGCGGCCGCGCTGGCGCTGGGCGTGCCGTTCTTCATCTTCTTCGGCTGGCTGTCCGACCGCATTGGCCGCAAGAAGATCATCCTGGCCGGCTGCCTGCTGGCGGCCATCACCTACATCCCGATCTTCAAGGGCCTGACCCACTTCGCCAACCCGGCCATCGAAGAAGCGCGTGCATCCTCGCCGGCGCTGGTCGTCGCCGATCCGAACACCTGTTCATTCCAGTTCGATCCGGTGGGCCTGCGCAAGTTCACCAGCTCCTGCGACGTGGCTACCGCCGCGCTGACCAAGGCTGGTGTGCCGTACGACGTACAGCCCGCTGCCGCCGGTTCGCTGGCAATGGTGAACGTGGGCAGCGCCAGCGTCACCTCGTATGAGGCCGCCGGCCTGACCAAGGAAGAAGGCAAGGCCAAGGCCGATGCATTCGGTGCGGAACTGAAGACCGCCCTGACCACCGCCGGCTACCCGGCCAAGGCCGATGGCGCCCGCATCAACATCGCCGGCACCATCTTCATGCTGTGGCTGCTGGTGCTGTACGTGACCATGGTCTACGGCCCGATCGCCGCTTACCTGGTCGAACTGTTCCCGACCCGCATCCGCTACACCTCGATGTCGCTGCCGTACCACATCGGCAACGGCTGGTTCGGTGGCTTCCTGCCGGCGATCTCGTTCGCGCTGGTGGCCGGTACCGGCAACCTCTACTACGGCCTGTGGTACCCCATCATCATCGCGCTGATGTCGGTGGTGATCGGCGGCCTGTTCCTGCGTGAGACCAAGGACGTGGATATCACCAAGTAA
- a CDS encoding coniferyl aldehyde dehydrogenase: MTTTTPEDLPALLHTLRSAWQSQRPSLDQREADLRRLREALKPRLDEMAQAIAEDFGHRAHVESKLADGMSVLSAIDHLRRHLRRWSKPQRVGAGWKLWPARAQLRPTPLGVVGVISPWNYPVTLALVPLATAIAAGNHVLLKPSEHTPRTSAFLADLLASVFPPDRVAVVQGGADVASAVSSLPLDHLLFTGSTAVGRKVMAAAAEHLVPVTLELGGKSPAIVCRDFLLEKAAARLATGKWFNAGQTCIAPDYVLIDTARQREFVQALQQQVRERYGDFSDADDYTRIINEGQYRRLQGYLAQARQRGVPVIPLAQVDEARADRERLLVPTVVLDPPDDLDLMREEIFGPILPVRAYPDLEAALADVLSRDRPLALYPFSHDTATVERILGQVVAGGVTVNDTLLHFAADGLPFGGVGASGMGAYHGRAGFDAMSKRLPVLWQSRWAASDRLRPPYSKIAGLLKLLLR; encoded by the coding sequence ATGACCACCACTACGCCGGAAGACCTTCCCGCCCTCCTGCACACCCTGCGCAGCGCCTGGCAGTCGCAGCGCCCGTCGCTGGACCAGCGCGAAGCTGACCTGCGCCGCCTGCGCGAGGCGCTGAAGCCACGCCTGGACGAAATGGCGCAGGCCATCGCCGAGGATTTCGGCCATCGCGCCCACGTGGAATCGAAGCTGGCCGATGGCATGAGCGTGCTGTCGGCCATCGATCACCTGCGCCGCCACCTGCGGCGCTGGTCGAAGCCGCAGCGGGTCGGTGCAGGCTGGAAGCTGTGGCCGGCGCGTGCGCAGCTGCGGCCGACGCCGCTGGGCGTGGTCGGGGTGATCTCGCCCTGGAACTACCCGGTCACGCTGGCATTGGTGCCTTTGGCCACCGCCATCGCTGCGGGCAACCACGTACTGCTGAAGCCATCGGAACACACGCCGCGCACCAGCGCGTTCCTGGCCGATCTGCTGGCCAGCGTGTTCCCGCCCGATCGGGTGGCGGTGGTGCAGGGTGGGGCGGACGTGGCCTCCGCGGTGTCCTCGCTGCCGCTGGACCATCTGCTGTTCACCGGCTCGACGGCCGTTGGCCGCAAGGTGATGGCGGCCGCCGCCGAACATCTGGTGCCGGTCACGCTGGAACTGGGCGGCAAGTCGCCGGCCATCGTCTGCCGCGATTTCCTGCTGGAAAAGGCCGCCGCGCGGCTGGCCACCGGGAAATGGTTCAACGCCGGCCAGACCTGCATCGCGCCGGATTACGTGCTGATCGATACCGCGCGCCAGCGCGAGTTCGTGCAGGCGCTGCAGCAGCAGGTGCGCGAGCGCTATGGCGACTTCAGCGATGCCGACGACTACACCCGCATCATCAATGAAGGCCAGTACCGGCGTCTGCAGGGCTACCTGGCACAGGCGCGGCAACGCGGGGTGCCGGTGATTCCGCTGGCGCAGGTGGATGAGGCGCGTGCCGACCGCGAGCGCCTGCTGGTGCCGACCGTGGTGCTGGACCCGCCGGACGACCTGGACCTGATGCGCGAGGAGATCTTCGGGCCGATCCTGCCGGTGCGGGCCTATCCGGATCTGGAGGCGGCGCTGGCCGACGTGTTGTCCCGTGACCGGCCGCTGGCACTGTATCCCTTCAGCCACGACACGGCGACGGTGGAACGCATCCTCGGTCAGGTGGTGGCCGGCGGGGTGACGGTGAATGACACGCTGCTGCACTTCGCCGCCGATGGCCTGCCGTTCGGTGGGGTGGGGGCCAGCGGCATGGGCGCGTACCATGGCCGGGCCGGGTTCGATGCGATGAGCAAGCGGCTGCCGGTGCTGTGGCAGTCGCGCTGGGCGGCCAGTGACCGGCTGCGGCCGCCGTATTCGAAGATTGCGGGGTTGTTGAAGCTGCTGCTTCGGTAG
- a CDS encoding GlsB/YeaQ/YmgE family stress response membrane protein → MGIIIWLIVGGIVGWLASIIMKRDAQQGIILNIVVGIVGALISGWLFGGGINEAITIRTFLFSLIGAVILLAIVNLFTRKSIR, encoded by the coding sequence ATGGGCATCATCATCTGGCTGATCGTCGGCGGCATCGTAGGCTGGCTGGCCAGCATCATCATGAAGCGCGATGCCCAGCAGGGCATCATCCTCAACATCGTGGTCGGCATCGTCGGCGCGCTGATTTCCGGCTGGCTGTTCGGCGGCGGCATCAACGAAGCGATCACCATCCGCACCTTCCTGTTCTCGCTGATCGGCGCGGTGATCCTGCTGGCGATCGTCAACCTGTTCACCCGCAAGAGCATACGGTGA